The genomic segment ACCCCGCCAATCAGGGCGAGAATCCGGACGGTCTCAATCAATCCGAACTCAAAAGGGCCGTGCTTGAATTCCGTGAAGCGTTGAGCCAGCGGCAGCACGCCCCTACAAAACGCGATGCCCCCAACCCCAATGAACAGCCAGCCAACAATCGTAATCGAGTAGGGCCGTCTATTCATCAGGCCTCGCCCGCTGAGCCGTCCGGACTGGAAAGCACAATGGTGTAACCCTCCGCATCGCGCAACCAGACCTCCCAATGCTTTGCGCAAGGATGAACGTGTCGTGCCAAGACAACCTCGGCTTTCATTTCCTCAGCACGCGCAACCGCCGCGTCGAAGTCGTCGATCTCGAACCACAGCAGCACGCCGTTCCCGTAGGGCTTGGCTTTTGGGTTGCCGATGGGGCCGTGATGGTGCCCGACCTCCCACCGGTGCAATTGCAAAACCAACCGCCCGCGCCAGACGAGCCGCTCATACTCGGAACCGCCATGGGCGCTCTGACAACCCAGCAGCCGTTGGTACCAGCGGCTGCTGGCCTCGACATCACTCACGCAAATCAGAGGCTGTGGATGCATTGTGAAGAGATTAACAAAACTCGAGAATAGTTGCAATTTTTCCATCTTTCGTCACGCCGGCTTGGTGACACTTGCCGCAATAAGTATAAAAATTTTTATACTTCCCACTTGACACTTGGTCCGCTTTTTGCATACTTGGGTATATGAACCCGTTGCCGATTAACCCTTCCAACATGAAAACGCAATTCTCCCCCCATATGTTAAGCCGCGTCGCTTTGGCCTTGGTTGCCTTCGGGTTAGGAGCTCAAGCCCAGGCGCAAATCAGTTCAATCAATTCCGCCGTAGTCACCCCGCGCTTTTTCAATGATATGACCAGCGCGACGGGGACTTACATAAACAACTATCCTACTGCCATTACGCTGGGCGAGTCCGGGGCCTGGCGCGCGACGTCGGGCGGCTTGGACCGCGATCTCTGGCAGTTCTCGAATAACAACGGGTCCAGCGCCTACACCTTCGGGGCCAATGATCACTTTACGGCTACCATTACCCTAAACGTTTCGGGGACCACCGCCGTTGATAACGAGGCGGGCTTCATTATACCCAACGCCAATAGCACCTTTGGCGGCGGCGATTTGCAGTTCCTGGCTGATCCCAATAGCGGCTTTTTGGGCATGTTCGGCGGAACCGGCTTCTGGAACTCGGGATTGACCTACACCGCGGGTAGTACGGTTACTTTGGGAATGACATATTTCTTCGACGCGGCGAAGAGCCAGAATGCCTTCCAGTTTTGGGTCAATAACGGCAGCGGTAATATCTTTAGCCCGGTCCAGGACTGGAGTGGCAGTCTGGCCGGCGATACCGTTGGGGGCTATTACCAAATCGGAAATAGTGGCAGTGCCCCAGGCTCCTCGGGGCAGGCGGTCTTCGGAAACCTCAGCATTGCACCGGTCCCTGAGCCCTCCGTTTTGGCTCTCCTGGCTTTGGGTTTTCTCCCACTGCTCCGGCACCGCCGCGTGGCCTGAGGTCCGGGCGTTACCCCAAGGTCCAGTTGCACGCCCGGCCGACGCTGAGAGGAGGACCCCGTAACAGGCTTCCCTTGCCCACATCTTTCTGCTCATCACATCAGTCGCCTTCTGATGTTCTTCGCCGGACTAGGGTCGAAACGCCTGACACCAGCGGCGTCTTTCACACCAGCCCCGGGCAGCGCCCGGGGTGAGGTGAACCGGTTAAAGATGCCTTCTGAGCGCAGGGCCACTCGCTCTGTTACAACAATGCCCCAACGACCTGGATTCAAGGCGCCTTCGGACCTGATGCCAACGTGTTGGTTACCGTCAGGTTCAATTTAGCCAGGAAAGCCTTCGGGTCTTGCTCGAATTTCGCTTTGCAATCATTGCAGCAAAAGGCAATCAGGCGGCCCTCATAAACAAAGGTCTTGCTGGGGTCGATGGGTTTGCCTGAGACGGGGCACATCGTGTTGATCGGGGTCTGATTGGTTGGCGCGGCATTGGCGAGGCTGGTCCCCAGGTCCACGGAAATTTGCGCATCCCGGATTTTGGCTTTGAGTTGCTCGATTTCCTGCTGCCATTTGTCCAGTTGCTCGGTATCCGTCCGTGCGGCGGTGAATTCAGTGGCTCCCGTGGAGGTGACCTTGGTTTCCCAAAGATAAACCTGTTTCAATCGGGGCATTTGTTCAAGCCCTCTCAGGCCGGCGTCAGTAACTGCCGTTGCGTAGAGATTGAGGTACTCGAGATTGGCCAGGCTGCTGACATGGGCCAGGGCCTTGTCGGTGATCGCTGTGCGTTCCAGGTGAAGGCGGCTGAGGTTGGGCATGGTTTCCAATTGGGCCAAGCCGGCATCGGTTACCGCGGTGCCGCCCAGGTCCAGCCAGCGCAGGTTGGGTCCAAGAGGGGCCAGGCGCGCCAATTGGGCATCGCCGAAGCTGGTTCCGGCGACACCGGCGTTGCACTCAAGCCAGGCGTCCTTCTGTGAAAGGGCCATGACGACGATGTGCAAATCATCGCTGAGGCTCGACGCCAGCGGCAAGATGTCTTTGAGCGGTTTGGGCGGCACTGCTTTAGCAAGGTGCCGGAGGGCGCCGAAGCGCGAATCGAGGATGCGGGTGATAGCGAGCGGCGGCTTGAGCTCGCCCACTTTCTTATCGCCGGACGCGCCCGCATCAATCCACCAAGCCAGCAGCGTGATGTCCCCTGATGTGGGTTGTGGCTTGTCTTTTGGCGGCATGTGGTCGTCTTCGCCTAAATCGAGCCGCAGCCGTTTAATCATCTCGCTATTGCCGGCTTTTCCCGGCACCAAGGCAGGTCCTGAGCCCCCGCCCTTAAGAACAGCCGCGAAAGAATCCAGGCGCAGCTTGCCTTTGGCTTTGCTGGGGCCATGGCACGAGACACAATCCTTTTGCAGGATGGGTTGAACGACTTCAGAAAAGACCTGCGCCTCAGCCGGCGGCTTCGTGCTGACAGGCGGTTGAGCGGGTGGAGCTGGATGGACCTGGGAGCCCGCCCCCAGCCAATTGCGGAACGGGCGCGGCGCATAACGGACCAGGTAATCGCTGCCATGGGTGAGTGAGCCGCCAAAGTGGCTGGCCAAAATGAGGGCGCCGGTTGAGATGAAAAGGCACCAGCGAAAGGCTGTCTTGAGTTCGAGCCGGTAGAGCACACCCGCCACGACGACGATTGCGGCCGTGCTGATGCCGGTCCATTTGTGCCATTGCAGCAAGTGCGCGGGGTAGCCGCCGGCCAGCGAAAGCATCCAGCCGCAGAGGGCGGTGAAGACAGCCGCCGGTATGGCCAGCGCCAGGATTAAGCCGGTGTTGGCGTTGGCGTGACGGAATCGGGGGAAGCGTGCCAACAATTCGAGCGTGGCCAGCAGCAATACCAGCGCAATCGGCAGATGGATCAGCAGCACGTGCAGTCGCCCCAGGAACAGGACGATCTCTGGCGGGCCGCTCACGCCAGAATTCCTTTCACAGGCGTTGCGGGCGCTTCCGTCCCGACGAGTTTCTGGTCCAGCCCCTGGAAATTATATGTCAGGCGGTTATGGTCGATGCCCATTTGGTGTAGAATTGTCGCATTAATGTCACGGATATGCACCGGGTCGCGGACGATATTATAGCTGAAATCGTCGGTTTCGCCATAGACAAGGCCGCCCTGGACCCCGCCGCCGGCCATCCACATCGTGTAACAGCGCGGATGATGGTCGCGCCCATAGTTATCCTGGCGCAGCTCGCCCTGGCAATAGACGGTGCGTCCGAACTCGCCGCCCCAAACGATTAGGGTTTCATCGAGCAACCCGCGTTGTTTAAGGTCGAGAATGAGACCCCTGCAGGCCTGGTCGATGTCGCGGCATTGCAACGGCAGGTCGCGGGGCAGGTCCCCGTGATGGTCCCATTCGCGATGGAGCAGTTGGACCACGCGCACGCCGCGCTCAATGAGGCGGCGGGCCAGCAGCGCGCTGGCTGCGAAGGTGCCGGGCTGGGTTACCTCGGGTCCGTACAGATCGAGGACCGATTTTGGCTCGCTGGAAATATCAACCAGCCCCGGGATTGAGGTCTGCATCCGGAAGGCCATTTCATATTGAGCGATGCGGGTTTCTATTTCCGGGTCACCCGAGCGTTGAAACCCGGTTTGATTCAGTTTAGCCAAATCATCCAGCATCGTGCGGCGGGTTGCCGAGTCCACTCCTGCAGGGTTATTCAAATAGAGCACCGGGTCGCCGTTAGCGCGCAAGGCAACACCCTGATGGCGGGAGGGCAGGAAGCCCGAGCCCCAGAGCCGTTGGTAAAGGGCCTGGGCATCGCGTTTGGCGGACCAGCGGGGTGTCATGACCACGAACGCGGGCAAATCGTCCGCTTCGCTGCCTAGCCCGTAGGAAAGCCAGGCCCCAATGCTGGGTTTGCCCGGGATTTGGTTGCCGGTCAGGATGTATGTGGAGGCAGGGTCGTGATTAATTGCCTCGGTATAAACGGTGCGGATGACGGCCAGTTCGTCCACAACCTGCGCCGTGTGCGGGAGCAGTTCGCTGACCATGGTGCCGCATTTACCGTGCGGGGCAAATTTGTAAATCGATGGGGCGATTGGAAAGCGTTTTTGACCGGAGGTCATCGTGGTCAACCGCTGGCCGTTGCGGATGGAATCGGGCAGGTCGGCGTCGAACATTGCCTTCAGGTTGGGTTTGTAGTCCCAAAGATCAATCTGCGATGGCGCGCCATTCATGAACAGGTAGATCAATCGGCGGGCTTTAGGCGCAAAGTGGGGCAGTCCCGGCAAAGCCGGATGCGAGCGGGCCGTGGGGAGCGGAGCAGCATTGGCTTTGAACAAGTCCGGGAACATGAGCGAGGCCAGGGCGATGCGGCCTGCTGCCAGACCAGTGCTCTTGAAGAACATGCGGCGGGTAAGATGCCCCTCTAGGTTTCCAAATGGTTGCATAATGCCTTTCAGTTCAAAGTTACTGTCTCATCCAGGTTGAGCAGGAGGTTGGCGACCATGGTATAGGCGGCCAGGTCGGGCGCCGGCACGCCGGCTGGCACCGGCGATTCGCCAACCCCGATGACCTTCCTGGCAGCGGCGGGGTCCGCCTCGAAATGGGCGCGTTGCGCTGCCAGGTCTTCCTTGAGCACCTCACACTCGTTCCCCGCTGGCGGGCGCGAGGTAACCAGCCTGAAACCGTACATGAGCCGCTCAGCATCGTCGGCCCCCCCTTCGTGCAACATGCGGTAGCCCAAGTTGCGGGCCGCCTCGAAAAACGCCGTGTCATTCATAGTAACCAGCGCCTGCAGAGGTGTGTCGGTCCGTTCCCGGCGCGCCCAGCACTTTTCACGGGAAGGCGCATCGAAGGTAATCATCGCCGGAGGCGGAGCGGTGCGTTTCCAAAAGAGGTACAGGCTGCGCCGATAGAGCGCGTCACCGTGGTCCTGGGTGTATTTGGCGGTATTGCTGGTGGTGTAACCGACCGCTTCCCAAATGCCCCTGGGTTGATAGGGACGCACACCGCGCCCGCCTATCTTCAGATTCAGCAGGCCACTCACATCCAAGGCGTAGTCTCGCAGCACCTCGGCATCAAGCCGATGCCGCGGGCCGCGGGCCAGCAGCCGGTTTTCAGGGTCGAGTTGGACCAACTGCGGTGTCACCTTCGAATCCTGGCGGTAAGTGGCTGAGGTGACCATGACCCGGACCATGTGTTTTACGTCCCAATGAGAAGCCATGAATTCGGTGGCGAGCCAATCCAGCAACTCGGGATGCGATGGCCATTCGCCCTTGGTGCCAAAGTCCTCCGAGGTCTTTACTATGCCCACACCAAAGAACTGTTGCCAAAAACGATTGACCGTCACGCGGGCCGTCAACGGGTGCTTCGCATCGACCAGCCACCGCGCGAAAGTGAGGCGGTTGTTTTCTTCGGAAGGAGGCAGTGGCGGTAAGAATGCCGGAACACCCGGGCCGACCGGCTCGCCGTGTTTGTCATACTGGCCCCGGACCAAAATCCAGGCCGGACGCGGCTTTGCCAGTTCCTCAGAGATCATGGTGGCGGGGACCTTGGCTTCGATGGTGTCGCGTTTTTCCTGTGCGGATTTCACCGCCTCGCGAAGAGGCGCAAGCTCGGATTTAGGGTCGGTATACACCTCGGCCAGATAATAGTCCCGCAATTCCTTGCGCGCGTCCTCGTGCAGGCTGCCGGGTTTCTTTTTCAGCAGGTGTTTGATTTTATCAGGCACATCGGCATGGTCTCCTTTCTCGCGTTGGATTTTTTCCCAGGCTGCCAGCGAGACCTTCGGGTCCTGCGCCGGGTCGTGCGCAGAAACAAGCCCCGCCTTGTCCCAATAGACAGTGCCGCCGAATTGAGTGAACGCCATGCCGGTAACCTCCGCGCCGGGTTGCAAGCCGAGAGCCGCTGCGTCGATTTCCAATCGCGCCCATTTCCCGGTTTCGGGCAAGGTGCCCGCCTGGACCTTGTCTGGCGAGTTTTTGGTACCAAAAGGAATGGCGTCCTCATCGCCCCAGTTGGACCGATAATGCCAATCATCGGTGTGATATTGGAGCATGATGGCCTTGGGCGGGTCCTTCGGATCGAGATAAACATTGGCAAACCACTTGTCCCCCGGGCCGATGGCCAGTGGTTGGTCGCATTTGCTGAAATAGACCTGGTGAGTTCCTGCGCCGGTGCGCCGTAGCGCCCGCTGGCCGCTGAATACCTGGCCTTTATCCTTCGTGACCCATTGTTCACCTTTGTTGCCCTCTTGAATCGTCACCTCGGCGCCTTTGGGAAAATCATCGTCCACCCAAACGATCTCCTCAGGCGCGGTTTTAGCGGCATTCGTCAACGTGGCCGGATCGACGTAGTCCATTGCGGCGACGAGGTCCTTCATCTTGGCTTTGAGTTCGGCTATGTGGGCGTCGAATTCATTCAATTCCTTCTCTTGTTCAGCCGAAGGCAATTTCATTGAAGGCGGAGGGAGCAGGGCGTTTCCATCCATGGCCTTTTCGGAGATGTTATTAAAGATGGAAAACACTTCGTAGAACTCCTTTTGCGAGATGGGATCGAACTTGTGATCATGGCAAACAGCGCAGCCCATGGTCAGGCCCATCCAGGTCGTGGCGGTGGTCTCGACCCGATCGACGGCGTAGCGCACCTGGAATTCCTCATCGATGGCCCCGCCTTCGCTGGTCGAGACGTTGCAGCGGTTAAAGCCGGATGCAACTTTTTGCTCGGGCGTCGCGTTGGGCAGGAGGTCCCCGGCCAATTGCCAGACGGTGAACTGGTCGAATGGCATATTGCGGTTGAAGGCCTTCACGACCCAATCCCGGTAAGGCCATAGCGAACGCTCGTTATCAAGATGCAGCCCGTGGGTGTCACCGTAGCGTGCAAGGTCCAGCCAGTAGCGGGCCATGTTTTCGCCGTAGTGCGGCGAATCGAGCAAACTGTCCACCAGCCGCTCATAGGCATCTGGCCGCTTATCGGCCAGAAAGGCATCGACCTCAGACAGCGTCGGCGGCAGGCCAGTCAGGTCTAGTGTCACCCGGCGCACGAGGGTTTCTTTGGAAGCCTCGGGCGATGGCCCTAAATGCTTGGCTTCGAGTTCGGCCAGGATAAAGCGATCCACATCGTTGCGCGGCCAGTCGGTTCTCTTCACTGCCGGCAGTTCGGGCCGGACTGGGGCTACGAAGGCCCAATGCTTCTGATAAACCGCTCCATCGAGAATCCATTGGCGGAGCAGCGCAATTTGGTCGGGGGCCAATCTCCTTCTGGCTTCGGGCGGAGGCATTTGGACTTTAGGTTCGGTGGAATTGATGCGGCGCCACAAATCGCTGCCTTGGAGGTCGCCGGGTTTAATCGCCTGGTGTCCTTTGCGGACAGCGGTGGCGCTTTCGGGCAGGTCAAGGCGAAGCTCGGCTTTGCGCTTGCTGGCGTCCCGGCCATGGCACGTGAGGCAGTTATCGGAAAGGATCGGCCGGATGTCGCGGTTGAACAGGACAGCGCTTTGAGCGGCCTGGCTGGAAGCCAGCCAAAACAACGCCAATGCCGGCAACAGTCCCAGCAACGCGCATTGGCCTCGGCGTGACGTTTGTACCTTCACACAACCAGTCCCTCTCGATACCAGAAGCTCGCACACGCCTTTTTGAAGGCGAAAAGCTGCTTAATGTCGCATAAACATAACGCGAAGAGACCATTCGACAAGCTGAAATATTGGATTAGTTCAAGTCGCAAGCCCTGCCCTGCCCCGGAAGCGCTTGTCCAAATCCGTTCCACGGAGTAGGTTTGGCTAATGCCGTCGGTAAGTCCATCTAAGGGCATTGTCATGGCTGCCGCCATCCTCTGCGGGCCTTTGTTTTGCGCCTGGGCTGCCGCTCCAACAGGCCCGGTCGATTTCAATTTCCAGGTCCGGCCCATTCTGGCAGACCACTGCTTCAAATGCCACGGCCCGGATGAAAAGGCTCGCAAAGCCAAATTGCGCCTCGACCTACCCGACACCGCCTACGCCGTGCGTGACCCCAAAACGGGCCGACGCGCCATTGTCCCCTATCAGCCGGATCGCAGCGAATTGGTGCGGCGCATCAACGCGCGCGATGATGACGAGCGAATGCCGCCCCCAGCTAGCAAGTTGGTCCTGAACGCACAGGAAAAGGCATTGCTGCGCCGGTGGGTCGAGCAGGGGGCCGAATACAAACCCCATTGGGCATTTGTACCGGTCGGCGATGTCAAAGTCCCCACGCCGCCGGACGGGAGCCACGCGCGCAATCCTATCGATGCGTTTGTCCAGGCCCGGCTCCAGCGAGAAGGGCTGGCCCTCTCTGCCGAAGCCAGCCGTGAAACTCTCATCCGCCGGCTCAGTTTCGATCTGCTCGGGCTTCCGCCTACTCTCGAACAGATCGACCAGTTTCTCGGCGATACTTCCCCCAACGCTTACGAAAAGCTCGTTGATCGTTTGCTGGCTTCCCCAGCTTACGGTGAACAACAGGCTGCGCTTTGGCTCGACCTTGCCCGCTTCGCAGACACATACGGTTACCAGAACGACGTCGAATGCGACCTGTCTCCCTGGCGCGACTGGGTCATCCGCGCCTTTAACCAAAACCTCCCTTATGACCAGTTTATCACGTGGCAACTGGCCGGGGACCTCCTGCCAAATCCGACCCGCGACCAGGTCCTGGCCACCGCCTTCAACCGGCTGCACCGCCAAACCAACGAAGGCGGCAGCGTGGAAGAAGAGTTCCGCGTGGAATACGTCGCGGACCGAGTCGCCACGGCCGGCACCGCCTTTCTGGGCCTGACCATTGGCTGCGCCCGCTGCCACGACCATAAATACGACCCCATCTCTCAAAAGGATTTCTACAGCATGTCCGCATTTTTCAATAACATTGATGAGTCCGGCCTCTACTCCCATTTCACACGGGCGACCCCCGGCCCGACCTTGCTGTTGTACCCGCCCGGCGTTGAGACCGCGCACCAGGCCATCGAACAGCAAATCCAGCAACAGGAACAAAAACTCGCCGGACTGGCCAAAACCGCGGAGGCGTCCTTCGAGGCCTGGTCGCTCTCAAACTCCATCCCCACGCCCCAGCCAACTGCCGCCTACTCCTTTGAGGAGGTCAACAACGGCTCCACCCCCAACTCGACCGGCGCCAATCGGGCCATTCTCACTGACGGACCCGAGCAAGTGGAAGGCAAAATCGGACGCGGCCTCAAATTCAGCGGGGATAACTCGCTGGAATGCAAAGGGGCCGGCGCTTTCAACCGCACCAGTCCATTCAGCTTCTCTCTCTGGCTTAAGCCTGCTGAAAATCAGGACCGCGCTGTCATCTTTCATCGCTCAAAATCCTGGACGGATTCGGGCAGCCGCGGTTACGAGTTGCTCCTGGAAAATGGCTTTCCCTCTTTCGGCCTGATCCATTTCTGGCCTGGCAATGCCCTCAAGGTCCGCGCCAAAACTGCTCTCCCATTGCACCAATGGTCGCATCTGGCCGTTACCTATGACGGTTCGAGTCGCGCCGCCGGCGCGCGCCTTTATCTCGATGGCCGGCCAATGGAACTTGAAATAGTCCGCGACCAGCTCTTTAAGGACATCCTTCACCGCCAGGAATGGGGGGACATGGAAGTGGGCAATATCGAACTCACCCTGGCTGGGCGCTTCCGCGATTCGGGGTTCAAGGATGGCGTGATAGACGAGTTCAAGGTCTTCGAACGCTGTTTGACCCCGGGCGAAGTCCAACTCCTGGCCGGCAACGCATCCCAAAGCCCGAACCGCGAGGCCTTGCTCGCCTACTATATTGCCAAGGTCGATCCTTCTTGCCGCGCGGCCCGCAACGAGTTGCGCGCCCTCCGTGAGAAGGAGAACAACCTCATTGATGATGTCCCCGAGATCATGGTCATGCGCGAGATGCCG from the Verrucomicrobiia bacterium genome contains:
- a CDS encoding VOC family protein; amino-acid sequence: MHPQPLICVSDVEASSRWYQRLLGCQSAHGGSEYERLVWRGRLVLQLHRWEVGHHHGPIGNPKAKPYGNGVLLWFEIDDFDAAVARAEEMKAEVVLARHVHPCAKHWEVWLRDAEGYTIVLSSPDGSAGEA
- a CDS encoding c-type cytochrome domain-containing protein, giving the protein MSGPPEIVLFLGRLHVLLIHLPIALVLLLATLELLARFPRFRHANANTGLILALAIPAAVFTALCGWMLSLAGGYPAHLLQWHKWTGISTAAIVVVAGVLYRLELKTAFRWCLFISTGALILASHFGGSLTHGSDYLVRYAPRPFRNWLGAGSQVHPAPPAQPPVSTKPPAEAQVFSEVVQPILQKDCVSCHGPSKAKGKLRLDSFAAVLKGGGSGPALVPGKAGNSEMIKRLRLDLGEDDHMPPKDKPQPTSGDITLLAWWIDAGASGDKKVGELKPPLAITRILDSRFGALRHLAKAVPPKPLKDILPLASSLSDDLHIVVMALSQKDAWLECNAGVAGTSFGDAQLARLAPLGPNLRWLDLGGTAVTDAGLAQLETMPNLSRLHLERTAITDKALAHVSSLANLEYLNLYATAVTDAGLRGLEQMPRLKQVYLWETKVTSTGATEFTAARTDTEQLDKWQQEIEQLKAKIRDAQISVDLGTSLANAAPTNQTPINTMCPVSGKPIDPSKTFVYEGRLIAFCCNDCKAKFEQDPKAFLAKLNLTVTNTLASGPKAP
- a CDS encoding DUF1501 domain-containing protein, yielding MQPFGNLEGHLTRRMFFKSTGLAAGRIALASLMFPDLFKANAAPLPTARSHPALPGLPHFAPKARRLIYLFMNGAPSQIDLWDYKPNLKAMFDADLPDSIRNGQRLTTMTSGQKRFPIAPSIYKFAPHGKCGTMVSELLPHTAQVVDELAVIRTVYTEAINHDPASTYILTGNQIPGKPSIGAWLSYGLGSEADDLPAFVVMTPRWSAKRDAQALYQRLWGSGFLPSRHQGVALRANGDPVLYLNNPAGVDSATRRTMLDDLAKLNQTGFQRSGDPEIETRIAQYEMAFRMQTSIPGLVDISSEPKSVLDLYGPEVTQPGTFAASALLARRLIERGVRVVQLLHREWDHHGDLPRDLPLQCRDIDQACRGLILDLKQRGLLDETLIVWGGEFGRTVYCQGELRQDNYGRDHHPRCYTMWMAGGGVQGGLVYGETDDFSYNIVRDPVHIRDINATILHQMGIDHNRLTYNFQGLDQKLVGTEAPATPVKGILA
- a CDS encoding PSD1 and planctomycete cytochrome C domain-containing protein, which produces MKVQTSRRGQCALLGLLPALALFWLASSQAAQSAVLFNRDIRPILSDNCLTCHGRDASKRKAELRLDLPESATAVRKGHQAIKPGDLQGSDLWRRINSTEPKVQMPPPEARRRLAPDQIALLRQWILDGAVYQKHWAFVAPVRPELPAVKRTDWPRNDVDRFILAELEAKHLGPSPEASKETLVRRVTLDLTGLPPTLSEVDAFLADKRPDAYERLVDSLLDSPHYGENMARYWLDLARYGDTHGLHLDNERSLWPYRDWVVKAFNRNMPFDQFTVWQLAGDLLPNATPEQKVASGFNRCNVSTSEGGAIDEEFQVRYAVDRVETTATTWMGLTMGCAVCHDHKFDPISQKEFYEVFSIFNNISEKAMDGNALLPPPSMKLPSAEQEKELNEFDAHIAELKAKMKDLVAAMDYVDPATLTNAAKTAPEEIVWVDDDFPKGAEVTIQEGNKGEQWVTKDKGQVFSGQRALRRTGAGTHQVYFSKCDQPLAIGPGDKWFANVYLDPKDPPKAIMLQYHTDDWHYRSNWGDEDAIPFGTKNSPDKVQAGTLPETGKWARLEIDAAALGLQPGAEVTGMAFTQFGGTVYWDKAGLVSAHDPAQDPKVSLAAWEKIQREKGDHADVPDKIKHLLKKKPGSLHEDARKELRDYYLAEVYTDPKSELAPLREAVKSAQEKRDTIEAKVPATMISEELAKPRPAWILVRGQYDKHGEPVGPGVPAFLPPLPPSEENNRLTFARWLVDAKHPLTARVTVNRFWQQFFGVGIVKTSEDFGTKGEWPSHPELLDWLATEFMASHWDVKHMVRVMVTSATYRQDSKVTPQLVQLDPENRLLARGPRHRLDAEVLRDYALDVSGLLNLKIGGRGVRPYQPRGIWEAVGYTTSNTAKYTQDHGDALYRRSLYLFWKRTAPPPAMITFDAPSREKCWARRERTDTPLQALVTMNDTAFFEAARNLGYRMLHEGGADDAERLMYGFRLVTSRPPAGNECEVLKEDLAAQRAHFEADPAAARKVIGVGESPVPAGVPAPDLAAYTMVANLLLNLDETVTLN
- a CDS encoding DUF1553 domain-containing protein, which codes for MPSVSPSKGIVMAAAILCGPLFCAWAAAPTGPVDFNFQVRPILADHCFKCHGPDEKARKAKLRLDLPDTAYAVRDPKTGRRAIVPYQPDRSELVRRINARDDDERMPPPASKLVLNAQEKALLRRWVEQGAEYKPHWAFVPVGDVKVPTPPDGSHARNPIDAFVQARLQREGLALSAEASRETLIRRLSFDLLGLPPTLEQIDQFLGDTSPNAYEKLVDRLLASPAYGEQQAALWLDLARFADTYGYQNDVECDLSPWRDWVIRAFNQNLPYDQFITWQLAGDLLPNPTRDQVLATAFNRLHRQTNEGGSVEEEFRVEYVADRVATAGTAFLGLTIGCARCHDHKYDPISQKDFYSMSAFFNNIDESGLYSHFTRATPGPTLLLYPPGVETAHQAIEQQIQQQEQKLAGLAKTAEASFEAWSLSNSIPTPQPTAAYSFEEVNNGSTPNSTGANRAILTDGPEQVEGKIGRGLKFSGDNSLECKGAGAFNRTSPFSFSLWLKPAENQDRAVIFHRSKSWTDSGSRGYELLLENGFPSFGLIHFWPGNALKVRAKTALPLHQWSHLAVTYDGSSRAAGARLYLDGRPMELEIVRDQLFKDILHRQEWGDMEVGNIELTLAGRFRDSGFKDGVIDEFKVFERCLTPGEVQLLAGNASQSPNREALLAYYIAKVDPSCRAARNELRALREKENNLIDDVPEIMVMREMPGHRPTYLLKRGAYDAHGQQVHPGVPERIFPFPPGLPRNRLGLAEWMTDRRNPLTARVAVNHIWASHFGQGLVVTEEDFGTRGKLPAYPELLDWLALQFINSGWDTKALHKLIVMSATYRQSSQAAPDLLVKDPDNLLLARGPSHRLRAEEIRDNALAVSGLLSKRIGGPSARPYQPAGLWEQAGTGKHYVQDTGEGLYRRSMYTFWKRTAPPPSMLIFDAPTREVCTARRETTTTPLQALVLLDDTQFVEAARVWAERLVRHCGPDIDSCITRAFRLATGCAPLPRESAILKRLYREQLELFTADPQAAKQYLKIGERPVDAALPPLQLAATAVLANSLMNLDEFVTER